One genomic segment of Hevea brasiliensis isolate MT/VB/25A 57/8 chromosome 3, ASM3005281v1, whole genome shotgun sequence includes these proteins:
- the LOC131178807 gene encoding uncharacterized protein LOC131178807, translating into MTALWLLTGTMKMASLWGPRNSDFDRFVELLFQLLSLLVFVTVGKQFAKELPLPVTLKMLRQSLVFPATAGSGPIFRAIRNGHLKDRSAPGEPRIMRSLMQAP; encoded by the exons ATGACGGCATTGTGGCTGCTGACGGGGACAATGAAGATGGCATCTCTTTGGGGACCTCGAAATAGTGACTTTGACAGATTTGTGGAATTGCTCTTCCAG TTGCTCTCCCTTCTTGTGTTTGTAACAGTGGGCAAACAGTTTGCCAAGGAGCTGCCACTCCCAGTGACATTAAag ATGTTAAGACAGAGCTTGGTTTTCCCAGCAACTGCTGGTTCAGGTCCTATTTTCCGAGCTATAAGAAATGGACACTTAAAAGATAGATCAGCTCCTGGTGAGCCTAGAATCATGAGAAGTCTTATGCAAGCCCCCTAG